TAATATTACTTTTAGAGGCTGAATGCTTAGTGATAGCAATCTCTGTGGCGTCATTGATGGCGGTTCTTGCTAGTTCACGAACAGGATTAGACATTGTTGCCGAGAATAGCAAATTTTGAATGTTATTTGGTAAACGTCCGATGATCTTGTTGATATCTTCAATGAAACCCATATCAAGCATTCTGTCGGCTTCATCTAAAACCAAAATTTCAGCTTCTTCAAAATAAACAGAATGTTGACCATATAGATCTATCAAGCGACCTGGCGTGGCAACTAAAATATCAATACCATCGACTAACGCTTGTTTCTGAGGCTGATAATCAACTCCACCATACATGGCCAATGATTTAAGCCCAAGGTGCTTACCGTAGTCCACAATACTGCTGTTCACCTGAATAGCCAGTTCCCGCGTAGGAACAAGAATAAGCGCACGGAAACGTTTCTTTTTCTGCGTTTCCCCTTTACTCAGCATCTCTAATATAGGTAAGACAAAACCCGCCGTTTTACCCGTACCGGTTTGTGCTGCCGCGATCAGGTTTTCACCTTTTAAGATCACAGGAATCGCTTGTTTCTGAATTGTCGTTGGAGATGAGTAACCTAAGTCGGATACCGCTTTTAGAATAGGGTCGCTTAAACCAAGCTTAGAAAATGACATTGTCGGTCTCTAGTAAATTGTTAGCTCACAAGCACCATAGCTTATGAGCATTAAAACATGTTAATTGCCGCACAGTGTAGCGCCTTTATTATTAAAATCCACTTCTAAGGTAGCAAGCTTCGTTTAGACAAAGTTCAACAATGAATATCATTTTTTACTTAAATACTGAATCCAGTGAAAACTTTCATTGTTGGGGGCCAATTTATGCCAGTGCGTGGTAAATT
The DNA window shown above is from Vibrio algarum and carries:
- a CDS encoding DEAD/DEAH box helicase gives rise to the protein MSFSKLGLSDPILKAVSDLGYSSPTTIQKQAIPVILKGENLIAAAQTGTGKTAGFVLPILEMLSKGETQKKKRFRALILVPTRELAIQVNSSIVDYGKHLGLKSLAMYGGVDYQPQKQALVDGIDILVATPGRLIDLYGQHSVYFEEAEILVLDEADRMLDMGFIEDINKIIGRLPNNIQNLLFSATMSNPVRELARTAINDATEIAITKHSASKSNIKQWLVTVDKDKKSALLSHLLTENSWPQALIFIETKHGSAKLVAQLEKRGIAAEAFHSGRNQASRARVLEAFKDGSIKYLVATGVAARGIDIDDLPCVINYDLPYPADEYVHRIGRTGRAGAEGEAVSLVSRDNFKHLCMIESRLGQLIERRTIEGFVPSKEVPISILNYVPKHKRESNN